CATAGGCTAGCTAAGATTGCCTAACCGACTAAACAAAATAGGTTACCACGTGGGACGACACTCATCCGTGTCGGTGTCTAGCGTTTCTAATTTCATAATAATTACTTTATATAATCTAGAGatcaattaatattaatgcAATTAGTAGCCCCCCAATGGGTATAAATAGGCATGCGGCTTCGCTTGTGTTTCATCGTCTTGCAGTTATATCTGGAagctctctatatatataataatttggtaCTTCCAGTATCAGTATATATGGATTTTGTATCAAAGACGACAGTTGATCTCCGCAGTACTCTACTAGCTCTTACTGTTCTTCTGGCTGTAAAGCCTGTTGTTTGTGACCATAGACGTTTGGAATTATGGGATATTGGGAAGAAAGGGACATCAGGAGGGAATGGGGATCTTGTGACTGACTTGCCTGCACAACCTAATGTAGCCTTCAGGCATTATGCTGGCTACGTTACGGTAAATGAAGCAAATGGAAGGGCACTCTTTTACTGGTTCTATGAGGCCTCGGCTCGGCCTGATGAAAAACCATTGGTGCTGTGGCTCAATGGAGGTAAGCATATTATATAGTACTacaactagtatatatatatcatcttaGTCCATTAAAAATCTGTGGTACGGTGTACCTTCATGATCATGATCGATCGATCCGGCCCTCAACGATGGTTGCCTAGCTCTAGACGGCCTTGTGGGAAGAGCTGATTAATGATTGAACGTAGGGagaaaaactttgaattttgaacCGATCATCATGATATATGTAGGGTTAGATGACCTACGTACTATCCTATGCGCGCGGATATATAAAACTTCCTTTAGTCTTCATCTTGCTTAAGGCCATCCATTGTGCAGAACAAATCTTTTGACCGAATCAAacatatatagctatatataatctgccatatataatatttttaggcATGTATATGCATGGAAGAAAGCGCAGTTACTTTTCCCTTCGAATTTTAATGTTGCGTAGTCTTTTAGCTAGCTAGACAGTCCACcctccattaaaaaaataaaaaaacaagatgATTGTAATTATGAGTGCGAGTATcttttttgtgtgtgtatgtttattaattaatttaattatgcgCTCTGCTAAGGTGACATTAACGCGGGTTTCACGTACCTTTCAGGTCCTGGGTGCTCTTCTGTGGGATATGGAGCAACACAAGAAATTGGTCCCTTTATAGTGGACACCCATGGGAATGGACTGAAACATAATCCCTACTCATGGAATACAAGTATGAGATCATCAGATCaacagtactatatatatattctcaatATTATAATCCCTGCATAGCTCTAGACGGCCACtatgtagtatttttttttaatcaagggCGGAGGGAGACTTTAGCTAGAGCTAGGGACCTAATTAATATTATCTTAATTAGATGCTGATGATGATGCAGAAGCCAACATGTTGTTCCTGGAATCTCCGATTGGTGTCGGCTTTTCATACTCAAATACAACTAGTGATTACAATAATCTGGGCGACGATTTTACTGGTGAGGACCATGATTTGATCATGCGCATGatgtagtttatttatttatttatttttgtcagtAAATAAGATATGCGCATGCACTTAGGTGGGATATTGCGAGAAGCATATCCCTCCAACCTTTATTAATTATCGAATTAAGATGCCATTTTAGTTTCAAGGTAAtagttcaatttttattttttatttttggtaattAATAAAGCTTTCTTTTAATCTTAATTACGTGGTAAGCTTGTATTCTTTCGTTCCATTTCTGAATTCAATCTTGACGTATGTCTTTGTCATGTTTCTGTACTAATTACTCGTATTACAAGCTAATTATTCTGATCGATCCCATTTTGGTTGCTGTCAAATGATATATATGGGGAATTTATTACAGCAAAAGATGCTTATATTTTCCTCCACAATTGGTTCCTCAAATTCCCATCATATAGAGAGCGAACCTTTTACATTGCAGGGGAAAGCTATGCAGGTATTGCATTTTTTACCAAACGATTGCAGCTACATTTTAACTCATGAACTCCTATAAATCATATACTGATCAGACTCGATCCCCACATCAACAGGAAAATATGTTCCAGAGCTTGCTGAGCTCATATATGACATGAACAAGGATCCTAATTCCCTTCAAATAGATCTCCAGGGTATTTTGGTATGATCCTtaaaaataaagtttagaaTTATACACATTTCAAGCCCATGCATGTTCAAACTTAGGGACGCGTATTTCttatttttgagaaatataCATGGCGTGCGAACTTCATTAGTAATCTTTCCCAAACTGCATGCAGTTGGGTAATCCCGAAACATCTGATGCCGAGGACTGGAGAGGCTTAGTGGATTATGCTTGGAGCCATGCTGTGATATCAGATGAGACTCATAAAATAATCAGAGAAAGCTGTGATTTCGAGGGCAATGATACATGGAGCAACAATGATTGTAGGGAAGGCGTTGATGAAGTACTCAAACAGTACAAGGAGATTGATATCTATAGCCTCTACACTTCAGTCTGCATTGGCAATTCAGCTGGTTCAGATGACAAATCATTGCCAGTTATGATGATGAAGCGCACATCTAAGATGGTGAGCAGTACTTCTTAAGATTTTTAAGGGTATATTACGGTTTCAGCTCTGTACATGAGAGACAACATTCGAATACTGTCATGATCAGactctaaaataatattagaaaggGATCTAGGCATCTAGCTATTTACTCTAGGAAATCGATATATTTTTACGGGATGGATTTTTGATGTGCCAGATACCAAGAATCATGGGTGGTTATGACCCGTGCCTTGATGAATATGCAAAAGCATTCTACAACAAACCAGATGTTCAGAAGGCTCTACATGTTAGCGATGGCTACCAGCTCAAGAACTGGAGCATCTGCAAGTAATTTGTCCCCTCTATTTTTCGTTGATAGCCATCACTAATCTTAACATTCTACCACTGAACCTAAAATTTTGGATGTAGCATGAAGATATTTGAGGAGTGGCATGATTCAAAGCCATCTGTTCTCCCTATATACAAGAAGCTTATTACTCATGCAGGACTTAGAATATGGGTGTATAGGTAAATGTTCCCTAGGCTCTAGCTACCtagctaattatatattaatttcttcaTATTGTGACACGCGCACACACATTAAATACATGATCTTTAATTATGGTGTTTCTTTGTGGGTGTCTCAGTGGAGACACGGATGGAAGAGTACCTGTACTGTCCACCAGATACAGCCTAAGTTCACTGGGACTGCCCATCACCAAGGCATGGAGGCCCTGGTACCACCAGAAAGAGGTAATGATTACGATGATCCAGATCAGGACGGCAAATTAAATTAGTCAATGCAGAATCCAAATGTATCTTTGGTTTAGTTAATACTGATATTGACAATACAATCAAATCCTTTCTTTAATTGATTGATTGACAGCTAGTAATCTTAATATATGGATAATCATGTCTGTCTTATATATATGCACTTGCACATTTTATACTGCTTAAAAAGTTTTCTCCACTAGATAATTGGGTGTCTTTCGTCTCAAATATGATGGAAATAGCCTCGCAATTAACATTAATTATGTGCTCTTAACTTTTTCACTAAGCGAGGAGTGGCCTTTGGTTCAGGTGAGTGGTTGGTTTCAAGAATACGAGGGGCTTTTGTTTGCTACATTTAGAGGGGCTGGCCATGCAGTGCCTTGcttcaaaccaagcaactcaCTGGCGTTCTTCTCAGCTTTTCTCCTTGGGGAAGCTCCACCTTCTGCTCGTTAAAGATTGCGTATTCTGTTTGTAGCACTACTCCAAAAGATTTTGctcttaatatattatatatgtaatagaaagagaagaaaatatgcCCGATCTTGCCCAGTAGTGTGCttacaaatatatgatcttttaaTTCCTTTGTGCTGGGCGCCAAAGACATGActtcttttataagtaattagTCTACTAAAAAGAAACACATTTCTTGGAATTTTACCTGCTAAAGTTGGACTGCTTTCTTTTGCCAAACAGAGAATAGGATTTCATTAATATTTCTACCTTCTTTGGAAggaaattaaatacaaattcaggGATTAATGGTACTTCATGAGTTGGCAAATTAACCTGTGACTCGTGTAACCATCGTACTAAGCATGTATATATCCTTATTAAGACGCATGATTTTACTGTTGGCATATGCAAGATGAAGTAAGGggagaaaatataatttttcttgataATTAAGAGTGTGATCGATTATAATGAGTACTCTTTTTTCACTTGCGCAAAGTTGGTGTTGAGGATAAACATTATTCCATTCCAGACAATATTCAAATTTGATAAAATGATGGAGTTTGGCCTGCTGCAATCTATTGgacaaatttgtattttaaatcttgtatttaaatatttgtaaacGATATCACATGTAACAACACGATCTTATCTCATGTAACTACACGATCCTACGCAATcttcttttcttgattttctgtAATAAGCTTCGGTTATTTATAGACGAATAATATACTCATCTCTGGTAAGCTTTCGAGATTGGATTTCCAATTATTTCATGGTACCAAAACAACTCATATATAGCTAACGCTTTTGTTGATCCTATGGTTGCTTCTAAAGATTCTTCCGCTACATTTCATCTTCCATTTCAAGTTATTGCCATCAAGCTTGATGGTACTAACTTTCTTGCATGGAGTGCTCAATTGCTTCCTTTTTTTCGAAGCTATGGTCTCACGGGAATGTTGATGGTTTCGACCAGTATCCTCCTCAATAGCAACGAACTGAAGGCCTAAGGTATTCTTAATTTTGCTAATGTGGTTTGGCAGTATAAGGACCTAACGGTGCTTGGTTGGATTGTTTCATCTCAATCTCTTGCGTAGGTTTCCACCATTTATGGACTGGAGACTTCTCGGCTTGCTTGGCAGGCCCTTGGCACACGGTTTGCTGCGCCTTCAACATCTCGGATTTCTCTTATTAAGAGGAAATTGCAATCTTTACAACAAGGCTCCATCTCTTGCCAAAATTTTTTGGATGAAGTTAAGTCCCTTGCCGATGAATTATCAGTTGCTGGGAAACCTATTGATGACTCTAATTTGATTCTTTCTGTTCTCAATGGTTTAAACTCTTCCTTTCACTCATTTGTCACTACATATATGCTACTTGCTAAGGAGAAGTCTATGCCTTTTTCGgattttcttgctaaattaTTGAACTATGATctcatgcaaaaatttcatactCAATCAATTCAACCCAAGGCCGGATCATATGCTCTCTATTTGTGTAAACCCGGCTCCAAACCAGGTGCTcgcaacaacaacaataaaaatcgTTTCTTAGGTGCATCAAAATCCAAAGGCTCTGGCGCAACTCCTTCCCAGTTTCGGAAACCCTTGCCTCATTTACCGCCATCATCACATGTAGCTCCTTCCCCTGATTCTCGGTCTCGCTCTCCATGTCAAATCTGCAAACGTGAGGGAGATCAAGCACTGGATTGTTTCAACTGGATGAATTATTCTTTTCAGGGACAACATCCACCAACTAAGTTAGCTGCCATGGTTGCTGAGGCAAACACCTCTTATCTTAATCAACATCAGTGGTATGCGGACAGCGGTGCCAATATTCATGTGACTTCAAATATTTCCAATCTTGCCACTTCTCAACCTTACGAAGGTGATGATGCTGTGGGCATAGGTGACGAGGCTGGTTTGCTTATATCTCACACTGGCAATGCTTCAATTAAAACTCCTTCCTCTACTCTAACTTTGAATATGTTGCCTATTGTCCTCAAGCTTatgttcatcttctttctataaataaattttgccactatttcggttttttttttttttttttccactcaCATTATCACATATGTTGATGGgcgctatatatatacatgatgcaTGTTGTACTTCGATCATGAGAATTCTAATACATCTAGTCAAGCTTGAGAATATCAATAGCTTTATCACGAAATTCTAGGAGTTCttttattcacaaatttctatatatacacaaatttACAACGTAACTCTCAATATATAACTTCTACTGAGGAAACTTTGTCGAAATAGGAGGCCAAATCAAATGAAAAACTTAATCCCGATGGTGCGTGCAATACATCGAATCTGCACTAATTACGCGAGGGATAAAATATCTAGGCTAGCTCACCAGGCCACAACCACTACGAGACAAGGAGAAAAGTATGAAGGTAAGGGAGAAGAGTGTGTCAAGAGATAAGGGTGATAGTGTCAGGAGAAAAAgacgaaaatgaaaagaaaaaattagaaagaaatgaaagaggTCAAACACGTAAAAGTGACGATGCCTCATCACTGTAAATGGCACTTAGAGAGGGGTCAGATAAAATGCAAGCGGCCAGATAATGAGATGGCTTCTTCTTTGACTTTGActtcttcttcaacctcttGAAGGGGAGCTCTAGCGAGAGAGTCttcttcaataaatatattcaaGATCTTCATTATACAATGAGAAATGAGAGGCTGTGAGAGATTGTAAACAAGCATATTATGGTGGATTTTTTCTCTCCAAACGTCCGTGGACGCAAGCATTATGacaaaccacgtaaatctttaTCTCAATCTCTTACTAtccttgcattttttttctatacACCACCATAGCAATAAGCACCATGTGATACCCTAGTTTTTGGTATATTTtgattgaatgagtattttaaattatttaaaaaattggttctcttgtttgaaatttatcgaattttagttggatttattttatgatttttaagttgtgaaatttaatttgatgtgctctcttagtattaattattgttttgtgtttaaattaattttttaatttaaatcagtttatttttggattttaaattattgtgttgttggtttttattatttattttattttagggaGTTAatgcatttaaattaatttattcattttttctgttttaaatttattttcgttggatcagttttggtgACTCAAGTTGTGAGAATTGGACCTTAtctctttcccttcctttttcttttttctctttttctttttctctttttttttttccccttatccattttcttctttcttttttcatttctccTCTGTTTTTCCCCAATCCGTGCGCAATCCAGGCCCCCTCTCATTCTCTCCATGGGTTTCTCTCCCACTAGCCTAGCCACCGCGGGCCGCCGATTGTCACCGCCCACCTCAACCACTCCCCCTCACGCTAGCGACCTCACTCACCCCAACCACCACCCCcaagctctctctcttcccGTTGGCCTTGTGTAGCCTAATCTGGTTGACCATTTTCTGGGTAGCTGTTAGCTGCCCAACGGTGCCACCACCCACTACCACATCTTCCCTTTTCGCTGGCCAACATGCTCCACCAATCTCAGCCCTTAGTTCCCAGCCGTTTACTCCCACGAAGCCCATCAAGCTGCATGGTCTTTACCTCCCCGTGCAGCCgttggccaccacctcttcaccaccaACCTTCCAactacctaacccacccatcctTAGCCTCAATCCGTCGCCAGTGAAGCCCAGCCATCTCACTTTCCGTTTTAGCCTTTTTGGCTTTCAATCGCAGTTTGCACCACCGCCCATGGCCAATCACCACTTCTATTAGCTTTACTAGCACCTCTAAGCTCTGTCCTAGCATTTCCAAGTCTCAGTttatccccattcaaaagtggatattttgaGACCTACGACCATAatgcattttgcactgttacgttgctttgccACTGTCTCTTACACCTttatgatccttcaaaaattattttatagcgctataagtattttttcaaagaacttttgagatttaattatatttttgcgCTAACTCTGATTTATTGtgaattggttggttgtgccagaCTGAGTTCCAAGAGTCAGGAGTTGGATGGATTGGAGAACAGAGTTATTTGTGTGATTGGTTGACTGTTGATTATTGGTTCCGTGTCATGTTTATGTGAatggtgcatgcatattcatgtttgtaaaatgaaaactgggttttcgcatattgcatgcatgtcatgtgttggaaatgaaaactgagttttcatgtgttaaatggaattttgggtgtctgtgtatcatgaccccaaatcGAGATGTGGTATTATTTCGATGGAACTCCTTTGGTCATTCGGAAGcggaatatactgagtgatgtcccctaagTTATTGCTGGGCGACAATAGGCTCGGACGATACTGTAACGCTGTCGTACCGGCTCTGTGACTCCTATgctggcgggggctagaggatgcctggtcaTGGTAAGTGCTGAGCTGGAGCTGAATATTGCTagttacgaagtcacatgcatagtcgttaTCTGCGGTGTAGCGATGAGAGTCATAGTATGTAGATGACCCCTATGGAAGATCAGGGTGTATACGGTAAAATTGGATAATTGGATAAtaggtcattttctgggaaaatgacaagTTTTGGTTAAAGAACATGTGgatcattttctaggaaaatgatggatttttctatgtgggtcattttctgaaaaaatagcAAGATTTTATTAATGGAGATATGTTgaacattttctaaaaaaattgtggattttCTGTTGggtcattttttataaaaatggcaGAAAATGACGTATGATTGtttggtctcatgcatatgacaTCAAGTTCATGCATATTTGTTGATTGTAGCTATATATTTCTATCTCATGAGTTCTTTGGATTATTatttacctgcggtaccattccgcagtaccgtaaattttgatacagatgatgaggaggctgagcttgAGGAGGCAACTCTGCCGGATGAGTGATTTGGATGCCTCTTGCTTGTAtatgttggaaattatttttgctATTTCTAAATTATGTGTTTTGGTTTATGACTTTGTTACtagaaatttgtaatattttttgtacgCTTATGTTTAAGcaaatttgtatttaagtaaattctggtacttagtcgaTTGACTTTAATTATAACGCtgcatttttgttatatatgtattacttgtatacacacttggcacttagtgATAGGATGCATGACTCATGCTGTCATCATCCCGGACGTCTCGATTCCCGAGTTTCCATACGTAGGGGTCGGGGGCATCACACACCAATACCGTATGGCCGTACCGGAACACTATCGGGGGCATCAGACCACGCAAATTGAAGCCTGAATCTTCATAGTAGATCGTGAATGACTCTTTCTCCCTTTCGGGcttgttgtgtttttttttttttatgcatcaaCAAATTAAATTCAATGTGACAAGTTCTATGGAAGGATTCACTTCATCTATGCAGACATGGTTTCAATTTTCTTGGCGCACAGAAAATTTTTCCATGacaatttgaattaaaaaaaaagaggcaaaaCACAATTCCATAACAATCGATGATTGATTGCTTTGCGTAACAACAAACTGAAGTTATGTTTGGATGTCAAGATCACATTAATCCATTTCAGACCAATTACTGATAGAACTTATTATCTTAATCCATTTCatacattcaaatatatatctcaatttatttaaattcaatcacatcttattaataggatccacaaaatattactatttataaattaacttagATAATTTGAGATCTCCAGCTAACATCC
This sequence is a window from Carya illinoinensis cultivar Pawnee chromosome 9, C.illinoinensisPawnee_v1, whole genome shotgun sequence. Protein-coding genes within it:
- the LOC122276657 gene encoding serine carboxypeptidase-like 31 isoform X2, translating into MDFVSKTTVDLRSTLLALTVLLAVKPVVCDHRRLELWDIGKKGTSGGNGDLVTDLPAQPNVAFRHYAGYVTVNEANGRALFYWFYEASARPDEKPLVLWLNGGPGCSSVGYGATQEIGPFIVDTHGNGLKHNPYSWNTKANMLFLESPIGVGFSYSNTTSDYNNLGDDFTAKDAYIFLHNWFLKFPSYRERTFYIAGESYAGKYVPELAELIYDMNKDPNSLQIDLQGILLGNPETSDAEDWRGLVDYAWSHAVISDETHKIIRESCDFEGNDTWSNNDCREGVDEVLKQYKEIDIYSLYTSVCIGNSAGSDDKSLPVMMMKRTSKMIPRIMGGYDPCLDEYAKAFYNKPDVQKALHVSDGYQLKNWSICNMKIFEEWHDSKPSVLPIYKKLITHAGLRIWVYSGDTDGRVPVLSTRYSLSSLGLPITKAWRPWYHQKEVSGWFQEYEGLLFATFRGAGHAVPCFKPSNSLAFFSAFLLGEAPPSAR
- the LOC122276657 gene encoding serine carboxypeptidase-like 31 isoform X1; the encoded protein is MDFVSKTTVDLRSTLLALTVLLAVKPVVCDHRRLELWDIGKKGTSGGNGDLVTDLPAQPNVAFRHYAGYVTVNEANGRALFYWFYEASARPDEKPLVLWLNGGPGCSSVGYGATQEIGPFIVDTHGNGLKHNPYSWNTNADDDAEANMLFLESPIGVGFSYSNTTSDYNNLGDDFTAKDAYIFLHNWFLKFPSYRERTFYIAGESYAGKYVPELAELIYDMNKDPNSLQIDLQGILLGNPETSDAEDWRGLVDYAWSHAVISDETHKIIRESCDFEGNDTWSNNDCREGVDEVLKQYKEIDIYSLYTSVCIGNSAGSDDKSLPVMMMKRTSKMIPRIMGGYDPCLDEYAKAFYNKPDVQKALHVSDGYQLKNWSICNMKIFEEWHDSKPSVLPIYKKLITHAGLRIWVYSGDTDGRVPVLSTRYSLSSLGLPITKAWRPWYHQKEVSGWFQEYEGLLFATFRGAGHAVPCFKPSNSLAFFSAFLLGEAPPSAR